One stretch of Fictibacillus sp. b24 DNA includes these proteins:
- a CDS encoding TenA family transcriptional regulator — translation MAELLSKDEFRKQLEEAIKGNHSQKAPFTEAWATGKLTREHFARWAENHYHYVGPFADYLAYIYASTPEKYTDAKDFTLQNMYEEEIAADRHTDLLIRFAETCGTTRERVEDPHNIAPTTLGLQSWCYAVAMRENFVVATAALVVGLESQVPDIYRKQTPVLREKYGFSDEEIEFFDLHIVSDEIHGERGYKIVLDCADTVELQQRCLEVVRTGAKMRRMYMDGLYSTYVAKDLDPVKS, via the coding sequence ATGGCAGAATTATTATCTAAAGATGAGTTCCGAAAGCAATTAGAAGAAGCGATCAAAGGTAATCATAGTCAGAAAGCACCTTTTACAGAAGCTTGGGCAACAGGTAAGCTAACTCGAGAGCATTTTGCTCGCTGGGCAGAAAACCACTATCACTATGTGGGGCCGTTTGCAGACTATCTGGCTTACATTTATGCAAGTACTCCTGAAAAATATACGGATGCTAAAGATTTCACTCTTCAAAATATGTATGAAGAAGAAATTGCAGCTGACAGACATACAGACTTGCTTATCCGTTTTGCAGAAACATGCGGAACAACTCGTGAACGAGTAGAAGATCCACATAACATTGCACCAACAACGCTAGGATTGCAAAGCTGGTGCTATGCAGTAGCGATGCGTGAGAACTTTGTTGTCGCAACGGCTGCTTTAGTTGTTGGACTTGAGTCTCAAGTGCCAGACATCTATCGTAAACAAACGCCTGTTTTACGTGAAAAATACGGATTTAGTGATGAGGAAATTGAATTCTTTGATCTTCACATCGTATCGGATGAAATTCACGGTGAGCGTGGGTACAAGATCGTGCTAGATTGTGCAGACACTGTTGAACTTCAGCAGCGTTGTTTAGAGGTCGTAAGAACAGGTGCAAAGATGCGCCGCATGTACATGGACGGTCTTTATAGCACATATGTTGCAAAAGACCTGGATCCAGTAAAATCGTAA
- a CDS encoding aldehyde dehydrogenase family protein — protein sequence MLSTQVKTYDNYINGQWVKSDTNKTFQSLNPANKEEVVGNFQSTSSEEAVRAIEAAAKAFPAWSSLSTSKRATLLNKAADLLESRLNEIAEELTREEGKPYKASLGEVKRSADTLRFYAVEGQTYTGETFPSDDPKMRVYTEKEPLGVISVITPWNFPLSIPARKIAPALVTGNTVVFKPSSDTPLIGYRLAEAFHEAGIPAGVLNFVTGSSSEIGEVLVKHPAIRAVTFTGSTRAGEEIHRTVSMTTRTQMELGGKNPLIVMDDADLDEAVSLTINGGFSLTGQACTGTSRVIVMRSVKDAYLEKLVQRTKDLTVGHGFNNDAFIGPLANEKQLKNVRNYIQIGVDEGADLLCGGEHLTSSEFEKGYYVSPAVFSSVTPNMRIAQEEIFGPVVAVMEANSYEEAINIANDIEYGLSASIVTNNIQLAEQFIKNIQAGTVKVNRTTTGNLMNAPFGGLKKSSTSTFRESGRVGLEFFTQTKTVYVGY from the coding sequence ATGCTGTCCACTCAAGTGAAAACGTACGACAACTATATTAACGGGCAATGGGTAAAGTCAGATACGAACAAAACATTTCAAAGCTTAAACCCTGCAAACAAAGAGGAAGTGGTGGGAAACTTTCAATCTACTTCTTCAGAAGAAGCAGTGAGAGCCATTGAAGCAGCTGCAAAAGCATTTCCAGCGTGGTCTTCTCTATCCACTTCTAAAAGAGCTACACTATTAAATAAAGCAGCGGATCTACTAGAGAGCCGCTTGAACGAAATTGCAGAAGAATTAACGAGAGAAGAAGGGAAGCCTTACAAAGCAAGTTTAGGTGAAGTAAAACGTTCCGCGGATACACTTCGCTTTTATGCGGTTGAAGGCCAGACCTACACAGGTGAAACATTTCCGAGTGACGATCCTAAGATGAGAGTGTATACCGAAAAAGAGCCGCTCGGTGTTATTTCGGTTATAACACCCTGGAATTTTCCGCTCTCAATTCCTGCACGGAAAATCGCTCCGGCACTCGTTACAGGAAATACGGTTGTATTTAAACCTTCATCTGATACACCGCTGATTGGCTACCGTTTAGCAGAAGCGTTTCATGAAGCGGGTATTCCAGCTGGCGTATTGAATTTTGTTACGGGTTCATCGTCTGAAATTGGTGAGGTTCTAGTAAAGCATCCAGCGATCAGAGCGGTGACATTTACAGGATCAACACGTGCTGGAGAAGAAATTCACCGTACGGTTTCCATGACAACACGAACTCAAATGGAACTTGGAGGTAAAAATCCCCTTATTGTAATGGATGATGCTGATTTGGATGAGGCTGTCTCGTTAACGATTAATGGTGGGTTTTCTCTAACTGGTCAGGCGTGTACAGGTACGAGCCGTGTTATTGTTATGCGTTCTGTAAAAGATGCTTATTTAGAAAAACTAGTACAGCGAACAAAGGATCTAACGGTGGGGCATGGTTTTAATAACGATGCGTTCATCGGACCTCTTGCTAATGAAAAACAGTTAAAGAATGTACGAAACTATATTCAAATCGGTGTCGACGAAGGGGCAGACCTTTTATGTGGCGGCGAGCACCTTACATCGTCTGAATTCGAAAAAGGGTATTATGTAAGCCCCGCGGTATTCTCGAGTGTCACACCTAACATGCGAATCGCACAGGAAGAAATCTTTGGTCCAGTTGTGGCTGTTATGGAAGCAAATTCTTATGAAGAAGCGATTAATATCGCTAATGATATTGAGTATGGATTGTCTGCATCTATTGTGACAAATAACATACAGCTAGCTGAACAATTTATTAAAAACATACAAGCTGGAACAGTTAAAGTAAACCGTACAACGACAGGAAACTTAATGAACGCACCGTTTGGAGGCTTAAAAAAATCAAGTACATCGACGTTCCGTGAGTCCGGTAGAGTAGGTCTCGAGTTTTTCACACAAACCAAGACGGTCTATGTTGGCTATTAA
- a CDS encoding GlcG/HbpS family heme-binding protein encodes MRTAIKIELEEAKVMIEAAKQKAEEINVLETIAIVDDGGYVIALERMNGARITGPEIAIAKAFTAAGHKRSTHLFNAYPNGPALPGNEAFGIQHMLGGKFAVFVGGFPIVVNGEVVGGVGISGGNGEQDTAVGTAALQALHDQLSETGHPVLVEADIKV; translated from the coding sequence ATGAGAACAGCTATTAAAATCGAATTAGAAGAAGCAAAAGTTATGATAGAAGCTGCAAAACAAAAAGCGGAAGAGATTAATGTGCTTGAAACGATTGCAATTGTTGATGATGGTGGCTATGTGATTGCCCTCGAGAGAATGAACGGTGCGCGCATTACAGGTCCAGAAATTGCAATTGCAAAAGCCTTTACGGCTGCTGGACACAAGAGATCTACCCATTTGTTTAATGCTTATCCAAATGGTCCAGCACTCCCAGGAAACGAAGCTTTCGGCATTCAGCATATGCTAGGAGGAAAATTTGCCGTATTCGTAGGTGGTTTTCCAATCGTTGTAAACGGGGAAGTAGTAGGAGGAGTTGGAATCTCAGGAGGCAATGGTGAGCAAGATACGGCTGTTGGAACGGCTGCTCTTCAAGCGCTTCATGATCAATTATCAGAAACTGGACATCCAGTACTCGTTGAAGCAGATATAAAAGTATAA
- a CDS encoding creatininase family protein, giving the protein MNSYLLTEMTYPEVEKALKTVKLAIIPIGAHEQHGPHMLESCDSVLAEKMAIKLAERLYPDVIVTPTVNMGVSHHHLNFAGTISLRPSTLISIIKDMIESLKTHGISNYLLLNAHGGNQSTLSVASLELSHELNVKIYYAKTTASAKNAISTYVKSALFGHSCEREVSEALYLAPYLVKLDRLQKGDIQPGIWRELRPNKAVQGPYQYEEMTANGCIGDATQASEEIGREIVEEALNNVEKTIKEILELTTIEV; this is encoded by the coding sequence GTGAATTCCTATCTCTTAACAGAGATGACCTATCCAGAAGTGGAAAAAGCCTTAAAGACGGTGAAATTAGCCATCATTCCAATTGGTGCACACGAACAGCACGGTCCGCATATGCTTGAAAGCTGTGATAGTGTACTAGCAGAAAAAATGGCGATTAAACTAGCTGAACGATTATATCCAGACGTAATCGTAACTCCAACGGTAAACATGGGAGTGTCCCATCATCACTTGAATTTTGCCGGTACGATCTCGCTCCGGCCATCCACACTCATCTCCATCATAAAGGATATGATTGAGTCTTTGAAGACCCACGGAATATCGAATTATTTACTTTTAAACGCACATGGTGGCAATCAATCGACGCTAAGTGTAGCAAGTTTAGAACTTTCTCATGAACTAAACGTTAAAATTTATTATGCAAAAACAACAGCTTCTGCTAAAAACGCCATTTCCACTTATGTGAAATCAGCTTTATTTGGGCACAGCTGTGAGCGTGAAGTTTCCGAAGCGCTATATCTTGCACCTTACTTAGTTAAGCTTGATCGCCTGCAAAAAGGTGACATACAGCCTGGTATCTGGCGTGAGTTGCGACCGAATAAAGCTGTTCAAGGTCCCTATCAATATGAAGAAATGACAGCGAATGGATGTATTGGGGACGCTACTCAAGCAAGCGAAGAAATAGGCAGAGAAATTGTTGAAGAAGCACTGAACAATGTTGAAAAAACAATCAAAGAAATACTGGAGTTAACAACAATAGAAGTCTGA
- a CDS encoding GntR family transcriptional regulator, translating to MQNKWAQEDLLSIRERAYRYLKDMILDGEYKAGDRLVERELAEKLSISRTPIREALFRLESQGFVKTVPRKGVVVERISEEEVIEVFTILSSLEVLASKLAAQKMSEETQAEFDKMIEKLQDLEGKTEEEISLLHMETNKIIHTAAKSPKLHEILSGLTDYIRIFANSSYETPGRKEESMREHLEIMKAVRNKEVEMGEYLTKIHIENSKKAYIAFLNRLKEKE from the coding sequence ATGCAAAATAAGTGGGCGCAAGAAGACTTATTGTCCATCCGAGAACGTGCATACCGATATTTAAAAGATATGATTTTAGACGGAGAGTATAAAGCGGGAGATCGACTCGTTGAAAGAGAGCTTGCAGAGAAACTCAGCATAAGTCGTACTCCGATTCGAGAAGCTTTATTCCGATTAGAATCACAAGGATTTGTAAAGACCGTTCCGCGTAAAGGAGTGGTCGTGGAACGCATTTCAGAAGAAGAAGTGATTGAAGTTTTCACTATTCTATCATCACTTGAAGTGCTTGCATCAAAGCTCGCTGCACAAAAAATGAGTGAAGAGACACAAGCGGAGTTTGACAAGATGATTGAAAAGCTTCAAGATTTGGAAGGGAAAACGGAAGAAGAAATATCACTGCTGCATATGGAGACAAACAAGATCATACACACAGCTGCAAAAAGTCCGAAGCTGCACGAAATTCTATCAGGATTGACCGACTACATTCGAATCTTTGCTAACTCTAGTTATGAGACGCCCGGAAGAAAAGAAGAGTCGATGAGAGAACACTTGGAAATCATGAAAGCTGTTCGTAACAAAGAAGTAGAGATGGGCGAATATTTAACAAAAATCCACATTGAGAATTCAAAAAAAGCGTACATTGCTTTTTTAAATCGATTAAAAGAAAAAGAGTGA
- a CDS encoding 2Fe-2S iron-sulfur cluster-binding protein, which translates to MPTVRLFQDGELIEQEVKENSNLVVLAGIKQFPKLRYGCGMGKCTKCACKVTGGAEQLNPPNWKEEKMLGDRLQEGFRLTCQLTVRDDLELVQDKNFNLKGIQYSKLATK; encoded by the coding sequence ATGCCAACTGTTCGCTTATTTCAAGATGGAGAACTTATTGAGCAAGAAGTGAAAGAAAATAGCAATCTAGTTGTTTTAGCGGGCATTAAACAGTTTCCTAAATTAAGATACGGATGTGGCATGGGGAAATGTACGAAATGCGCATGCAAAGTGACAGGTGGGGCTGAGCAGTTAAATCCGCCTAACTGGAAGGAGGAAAAGATGCTTGGAGATCGTCTTCAGGAAGGTTTTCGTTTAACTTGCCAGCTGACAGTAAGAGATGATCTTGAATTGGTACAGGATAAAAATTTTAACTTGAAAGGTATACAATATTCCAAACTAGCCACAAAGTAA
- a CDS encoding chromate transporter, with protein MKINRKLLEPYEKKVGVCVRTYWELCVGFARTGVTGYGGGPSTIPLIEYEAVKKYKWMTEEEFGDSLALANTLPGPIATKMAAYIGYKIKGPLGAFVAIMAHIVPSIIAMIGLLGGLYAFKNSPVVKGMIHGVAPVVGVMLAVMAYQFFQKGRQGLGNKWMIGMSLFSLCIIQVLNLHPGFVIIFFLTSAFVWSTYKESGKVPFWIKRVVRSREEEL; from the coding sequence TTGAAAATTAACCGTAAGTTACTAGAACCTTATGAAAAGAAAGTAGGTGTTTGTGTGAGGACATATTGGGAACTCTGTGTTGGGTTTGCAAGAACCGGAGTGACGGGATATGGTGGCGGCCCATCAACTATACCCTTAATTGAATATGAAGCTGTAAAAAAATACAAATGGATGACAGAAGAAGAATTTGGGGATTCACTTGCGCTGGCAAATACCCTTCCTGGACCGATCGCGACAAAAATGGCAGCTTATATCGGCTATAAGATTAAAGGACCTCTTGGTGCGTTTGTTGCTATCATGGCCCATATCGTTCCATCTATTATAGCTATGATAGGATTGCTGGGTGGCTTGTATGCGTTTAAAAATTCTCCTGTAGTCAAAGGCATGATTCATGGGGTTGCTCCTGTAGTTGGCGTGATGCTTGCCGTGATGGCCTATCAATTTTTTCAAAAAGGAAGACAAGGGCTCGGCAACAAATGGATGATTGGCATGTCTCTTTTTTCTCTTTGCATCATCCAGGTACTAAACCTCCACCCTGGATTCGTGATCATCTTTTTCCTGACCAGTGCTTTTGTATGGAGCACCTATAAAGAAAGTGGAAAAGTGCCATTTTGGATAAAAAGGGTTGTTAGAAGCCGGGAGGAAGAACTATGA
- a CDS encoding aspartate dehydrogenase yields the protein MLKVGLIGFGAIGKDLATYFDGSKNGLDAEIAGILVRSPEKIQEPPYERCVITNNEDIFFGLNLDVVIEAAGHHSVELYGEKALLNGCHLIIVSVGALTDDHLFTSLKKAAMSSHKQLIIPSAAIAGLDRIHAAANHTLHEVQLVSRKPPRAWYGTFVEEKVDLATISEPVCVFNGNARESAKLFPESVNVSAALSLAGIGFEETKVQVFVDPSIERNSHEIIAKGHFGEVSVKVQNTPLADNPKSSYIVSMSIVKALKSLQSPVVIGV from the coding sequence ATGCTTAAGGTAGGTCTTATAGGTTTTGGAGCGATTGGAAAGGATCTTGCTACTTATTTTGACGGCAGCAAAAATGGGTTGGACGCAGAAATTGCTGGAATTCTCGTACGCTCGCCTGAAAAGATTCAAGAACCGCCTTATGAAAGATGTGTTATAACAAATAATGAAGATATATTTTTTGGATTAAATTTAGATGTAGTGATTGAAGCAGCAGGTCATCATTCGGTAGAACTATATGGTGAAAAAGCTTTGCTAAATGGGTGTCATCTTATCATCGTTTCGGTTGGTGCACTAACAGATGATCATCTTTTTACCTCATTAAAAAAAGCCGCTATGTCTTCTCATAAACAATTAATTATCCCCTCAGCTGCCATTGCAGGACTGGATCGTATTCACGCAGCAGCTAATCATACGCTACATGAAGTTCAGTTAGTCAGCAGAAAACCTCCAAGGGCATGGTATGGGACATTTGTAGAAGAAAAGGTAGATTTGGCGACGATTTCAGAGCCCGTTTGTGTGTTCAATGGCAACGCAAGAGAATCTGCAAAACTATTTCCTGAGAGTGTGAATGTGTCCGCTGCTTTAAGTCTTGCGGGGATTGGTTTTGAAGAAACGAAAGTGCAGGTGTTTGTGGACCCTTCAATTGAAAGGAATTCCCATGAGATTATTGCTAAAGGACATTTTGGAGAGGTTTCTGTTAAAGTACAAAATACACCTCTGGCTGATAATCCTAAATCCAGCTATATCGTCTCCATGAGTATTGTTAAAGCATTAAAAAGTTTACAATCTCCTGTAGTTATAGGTGTCTAA
- a CDS encoding chromate transporter — MIYWDIFWAFFISNILGYGGGPSTIPLIQNEVVNQFNWLTLKEFGDLLAMANVLPGPIATKMGAYIGYEVGGVVGLVIALIATVAPSAIAVIILFAFVNHFKNAPQVKWMTKSVQPVIAILLGILAFQFFLTAFEDIGVLHLLILGLGSLLLLEKLKIHPALVIVASLFYGGIFLSY; from the coding sequence ATGATCTATTGGGATATTTTTTGGGCATTTTTTATATCTAACATACTCGGTTATGGTGGGGGACCTTCTACCATACCGTTGATTCAAAATGAAGTGGTCAATCAATTCAACTGGCTTACTTTAAAAGAATTTGGTGATCTTTTAGCGATGGCAAACGTGTTGCCAGGACCGATTGCAACTAAGATGGGAGCATATATTGGCTATGAAGTAGGTGGCGTTGTGGGATTAGTTATCGCCCTGATCGCAACGGTCGCACCTTCTGCGATTGCCGTTATCATTCTGTTTGCTTTTGTTAATCATTTTAAGAATGCACCACAAGTAAAGTGGATGACCAAATCAGTTCAGCCTGTTATTGCCATTCTTCTAGGCATTCTAGCTTTTCAATTCTTTTTAACGGCCTTCGAGGATATTGGAGTTCTTCATCTGCTTATCCTTGGGCTAGGAAGTCTGCTATTGCTGGAGAAATTGAAGATTCATCCAGCACTCGTAATCGTCGCTTCCTTATTCTATGGAGGAATCTTTCTCTCTTATTGA